One window of Crocosphaera sp. UHCC 0190 genomic DNA carries:
- the purE gene encoding 5-(carboxyamino)imidazole ribonucleotide mutase — MTNSSALIGIIMGSDSDLPTMKAAIAVCQDFDIPWEVAIVSAHRTPEQMVNYGQTAHERGLKVIIAGAGGAAHLPGMVASLTPLPVIGVPVPTRHLQGVDSLYSIVQMPRGIPVATVAIGNAQNAGLLAIQILASHNPVLLAKVQQYRQNLKQMVLDKQTTLAQLGYEAYLKQMSG, encoded by the coding sequence ATGACTAATTCATCTGCACTAATTGGCATTATCATGGGCAGTGACTCAGACTTGCCCACGATGAAAGCAGCGATCGCCGTTTGTCAAGACTTTGATATCCCTTGGGAAGTGGCTATTGTCTCGGCTCATCGTACCCCTGAACAAATGGTAAACTATGGCCAAACCGCCCATGAACGAGGGCTAAAAGTCATTATCGCAGGGGCAGGAGGAGCCGCCCATCTACCAGGTATGGTAGCATCTTTGACCCCTCTCCCTGTTATTGGTGTCCCTGTCCCCACTCGTCACTTACAAGGGGTAGACTCCCTCTATTCTATTGTTCAGATGCCCAGAGGCATTCCTGTGGCTACTGTGGCCATTGGTAACGCTCAAAATGCCGGATTACTCGCTATCCAAATTTTAGCGTCCCATAATCCTGTTTTACTGGCTAAAGTGCAACAATATCGTCAAAACCTCAAACAGATGGTCTTAGATAAGCAAACCACCCTGGCACAATTAGGGTATGAAGCTTATTTAAAACAGATGAGTGGGTAA